Proteins encoded within one genomic window of Gadus chalcogrammus isolate NIFS_2021 chromosome 6, NIFS_Gcha_1.0, whole genome shotgun sequence:
- the si:ch211-12e13.1 gene encoding uncharacterized protein si:ch211-12e13.1 — MGNTQSFVVASFSLSAIYVFYAHVYRSHKALKSTVVNYEDRLPGLGYLFARYLLKALLVTRGSIINKKQTDLSYTLINCRLENQLLRKFCAAAGYGWDYPDSEYRDVPLCFPEVLCLRLLLMVLTSSHFALNPAGLVRVRQTLRTLQPIDELTKGRFTLHARVLEYRTVRSGAEVDVFMSATSRCGQLVWESTLTLLSREKFYKTLQSLPTDHKKDLPDVALLKRVAMRVPWSTGLCFAWSFSDYSPSPLLSLPARLLGCRDRSSPSLWMLSVCLAEMEKHKGVDAIRPPINLTVQFLEPLLVPGQVIITFWETVTKDGGRGLRFQMEQHANSVTYVDGLICRT; from the exons ATGGGAAATACACAGAGTTTCGTGGTCGCCTCTTTCTCTTTGAGTgcaatttatgtattttatgctCATGTGTATCGCTCTCATAAAGCCCTGAAATCAACCGTTGTAAACTACGAGGACCGTCTGCCAGGACTCGGATACCTTTTTGCACGATATTTGCTCAAAGCTCTTTTAGTAACTCGGGGGTCTATAATAAACAAGAAGCAAACCGACCTCTCATACACGCTTATTAACTGCAG GCTTGAAAACCAACTGTTGAGGAAGTTCTGTGCTGCAGCAGGTTACGGTTGGGACTACCCAGACAGCGAATACAGAGACGTTCCTCTGTGTTTCCCAGAGGTCCTCTGTCTCAGGCTGCTGTTGATGGTGCTGACCTCATCCCACTTCGCCTTGAACCCAGCAG GTCTGGTGCGTGTGCGGCAGACCCTGAGAACTCTGCAGCCCATTGATGAGTTGACTAAGGGCCGGTTCACACTGCACGCCCGGGTCCTGGAGTACCGGACGGTCAGAAGCGGAGCAGAGGTGGACGTCTTTATGTCAGCCACGTCCCGCTGCGGTCAGCTGGTGTGGGAGAGCACCCTGACGCTGCTCTCCAGGGAAAAGTTTTACAAGACGCTCCAAAGTCTGCCCACAGATCATAAAAAAG ATTTGCCTGATGTAGCCCTTTTGAAGAGAGTAGCAATGAGGGTCCCATGGAGTACTGGGCTTTGCTTCGCTTGGTCCTTCTCTGACTACTCCCCTAGtcccctcctgtccctcccGGCAAGGCTTCTTGGCTGCAGGGACAGGAGCTCCCCCAGCTTGTGgatgctgtctgtctgcctggcgGAGATGGAGAAGCACAAAG GGGTAGATGCTATAAGACCTCCCATCAACCTTACTGTTCAATTCCTGGAGCCTCTCTTGGTCCCAGGCCAGGTGATCATCACGTTCTGGGAAACAGTGACCAAagatggggggagagggctCCGTTTTCAAATGGAGCAACATGCCAACTCTGTGACTTATGTGGATGGATTAATCTGTAGGACCTGA
- the smad2 gene encoding mothers against decapentaplegic homolog 2 isoform X2 has translation MSSILPFTPPVVKRLLGWKKSASGPGGAGGGEQNGQEEKWCEKAVKSLVKKLKKTGQLDELEKAITTQNCNTKCVTIPSNCSEIWGLSPPNTIEQWDTTGLYSYPDQTRSLDGRLQVSHRKGLPHVIYCRLWRWPDLHSHHELRAIEACEYAFHLKKDEVCINPYHYQRVETPVLPPVLVPRHSEILTELPPLDDYTHSIPENTNFPAGIEPPNNYIPETPPPGYISEDGEASDQQMNQSSPAELSPSTLSPVNHSMDLQPVTYSEPAFWCSIAYYELNQRVGETFHASQPSLTVDGFTDPSNSERFCLGLLSNVNRNATVEMTRRHIGRGVRLYYIGGEVFAECLSDSAIFVQSPNCNQRYGWHPATVCKIPPGCNLKIFNNQEFAALLAQSVNQGFEAVYQLTRMCTIRMSFVKGWGAEYRRQTVTSTPCWIELHLNGPLQWLDKVLTQMGSPSVRCSSMS, from the exons ATGTCCTCCATCCTGCCATTCACCCCCCCTGTGGTCAAGAGGCTGCTGGGCTGGAAGAAGTCCGCCAGTGGCCCTGGGGGAGCAGGCGGGGGGGAGCAGAACGGACAGGAGGAGAAGTGGTGTGAGAAGGCGGTGAAAAGCCTggtgaagaagttgaagaagacAGGCCAGCTGGACGAGCTTGAGAaagccatcaccacacagaaCTGCAACACCAAGTGTGTCACCATCCCCAG CAATTGCTCTGAAATATGGGGACTGAGTCCACCAAATACGATAGAACAGTGGGATACCACAGGCCTATACAGCTACCCTGACCAGACCAG atccctgGATGGGCGCCTGCAGGTCTCTCACAGGAAGGGGCTTCCCCATGTAATCTACTGCCGCCTGTGGCGCTGGCCTGACCTGCACAGCCACCACGAGCTGCGGGCCATCGAGGCCTGTGAGTACGCCTTCCACCTCAAGAAGGATGAGGTGTGCATCAACCCCTACCACTACCAACGGGTGGAGACCCCAG TTCTGCCCCCGGTCCTGGTGCCCAGACATTCTGAGATCCTGACGGAGTTGCCACCGCTGGATGACTACACCCATTCCATACCCGAGAACACAAACTTCCCCGCAGGGATCGAACCCCCAAACAACTACATACCAG AGACCCCGCCGCCTGGCTACATCAGTGAGGATGGAGAGGCCAGTGATCAGCAGATGAATCAAA GTTCTCCTGCAGAGCTGTCCCCTAGCACCCTGTCTCCGGTCAACCACAGCATGG ACCTGCAGCCGGTGACCTACAGTGAGCCGGCGTTCTGGTGCTCGATAGCCTACTACGAGCTGAACCAGCGCGTTGGCGAGACCTTCCACGCCTCCCAGCCCTCTCTGACGGTGGACGGCTTCACGGACCCCTCAAACTCTGAGCGCTTCTGCCTGGGCCTGCTATCCAACGTCAACAGGAACGCCACTGTGGAAATGACCCGCAGGCACATAG GAAGAGGAGTAAGACTGTACTACATCGGTGGGGAGGTATTTGCGGAGTGCCTGAGCGACAGCGCCATCTTTGTCCAGAGTCCAAACTGCAATCAGCGGTACGGATGGCACCCGGCCACCGTGTGCAAAATACCTCCTG GCTGCAACCTGAAGATCTTTAACAACCAGGAGTTTGCGGCCCTGCTGGCCCAGTCGGTCAACCAGGGCTTCGAGGCCGTCTACCAGCTCACCAGGATGTGTACCATACGCATGAGCTTCGTCAAAGGCTGGGGAGCAGAGTACAG gCGACAGACGGTTACAAGCACTCCTTGCTGGATCGAGCTGCACTTGAACGGACCCCTGCAGTGGTTAGACAAGGTTCTGACCCAGATGGGCTCACCCTCTGTGCGCTGCTCCAGTATGTCCTAA
- the smad2 gene encoding mothers against decapentaplegic homolog 2 isoform X1 produces the protein MSSILPFTPPVVKRLLGWKKSASGPGGAGGGEQNGQEEKWCEKAVKSLVKKLKKTGQLDELEKAITTQNCNTKCVTIPSNCSEIWGLSPPNTIEQWDTTGLYSYPDQTRSLDGRLQVSHRKGLPHVIYCRLWRWPDLHSHHELRAIEACEYAFHLKKDEVCINPYHYQRVETPVLPPVLVPRHSEILTELPPLDDYTHSIPENTNFPAGIEPPNNYIPETPPPGYISEDGEASDQQMNQSMDTGSPAELSPSTLSPVNHSMDLQPVTYSEPAFWCSIAYYELNQRVGETFHASQPSLTVDGFTDPSNSERFCLGLLSNVNRNATVEMTRRHIGRGVRLYYIGGEVFAECLSDSAIFVQSPNCNQRYGWHPATVCKIPPGCNLKIFNNQEFAALLAQSVNQGFEAVYQLTRMCTIRMSFVKGWGAEYRRQTVTSTPCWIELHLNGPLQWLDKVLTQMGSPSVRCSSMS, from the exons ATGTCCTCCATCCTGCCATTCACCCCCCCTGTGGTCAAGAGGCTGCTGGGCTGGAAGAAGTCCGCCAGTGGCCCTGGGGGAGCAGGCGGGGGGGAGCAGAACGGACAGGAGGAGAAGTGGTGTGAGAAGGCGGTGAAAAGCCTggtgaagaagttgaagaagacAGGCCAGCTGGACGAGCTTGAGAaagccatcaccacacagaaCTGCAACACCAAGTGTGTCACCATCCCCAG CAATTGCTCTGAAATATGGGGACTGAGTCCACCAAATACGATAGAACAGTGGGATACCACAGGCCTATACAGCTACCCTGACCAGACCAG atccctgGATGGGCGCCTGCAGGTCTCTCACAGGAAGGGGCTTCCCCATGTAATCTACTGCCGCCTGTGGCGCTGGCCTGACCTGCACAGCCACCACGAGCTGCGGGCCATCGAGGCCTGTGAGTACGCCTTCCACCTCAAGAAGGATGAGGTGTGCATCAACCCCTACCACTACCAACGGGTGGAGACCCCAG TTCTGCCCCCGGTCCTGGTGCCCAGACATTCTGAGATCCTGACGGAGTTGCCACCGCTGGATGACTACACCCATTCCATACCCGAGAACACAAACTTCCCCGCAGGGATCGAACCCCCAAACAACTACATACCAG AGACCCCGCCGCCTGGCTACATCAGTGAGGATGGAGAGGCCAGTGATCAGCAGATGAATCAAAGTATGGACACAG GTTCTCCTGCAGAGCTGTCCCCTAGCACCCTGTCTCCGGTCAACCACAGCATGG ACCTGCAGCCGGTGACCTACAGTGAGCCGGCGTTCTGGTGCTCGATAGCCTACTACGAGCTGAACCAGCGCGTTGGCGAGACCTTCCACGCCTCCCAGCCCTCTCTGACGGTGGACGGCTTCACGGACCCCTCAAACTCTGAGCGCTTCTGCCTGGGCCTGCTATCCAACGTCAACAGGAACGCCACTGTGGAAATGACCCGCAGGCACATAG GAAGAGGAGTAAGACTGTACTACATCGGTGGGGAGGTATTTGCGGAGTGCCTGAGCGACAGCGCCATCTTTGTCCAGAGTCCAAACTGCAATCAGCGGTACGGATGGCACCCGGCCACCGTGTGCAAAATACCTCCTG GCTGCAACCTGAAGATCTTTAACAACCAGGAGTTTGCGGCCCTGCTGGCCCAGTCGGTCAACCAGGGCTTCGAGGCCGTCTACCAGCTCACCAGGATGTGTACCATACGCATGAGCTTCGTCAAAGGCTGGGGAGCAGAGTACAG gCGACAGACGGTTACAAGCACTCCTTGCTGGATCGAGCTGCACTTGAACGGACCCCTGCAGTGGTTAGACAAGGTTCTGACCCAGATGGGCTCACCCTCTGTGCGCTGCTCCAGTATGTCCTAA
- the lrp13 gene encoding low-density lipoprotein receptor-related protein 1 translates to MTMALGLCLRFCILLWHFVLLLRVALPGSAPLKCGLGSKLCDDGSECIRFSHVCDGEADCGDSSDEKDCDVGCGKDQFQCAHGKKCIDLGQVCDGQPHCQDYSDEQQCSEAGKGCAHQCKDKSRCLPKTFLCDGESDCVDGSDEDNCVDMEAKQQENGASLPPLPSAPENPVHSPSLPAPIKCSLGAKPCHDGTDCVLYSHICDGELDCKDGSDEDECSTTCQTTQFQCAHGKKCIEKEQVCDGVSQCQDRSDELECGKRSEGCVHQCDDQSRCLPKSFLCDGERDCLDGGDEANCEDKQECSISEFSCASGQCVAESMRCDGHPDCWDHSDEKSCTRPSVCATKHCPLSMECLIPEWVCDGDKDCRDGTDEKDCPVSPLKCGEFQWTCSSRTRCIPKSWHCDGRKDCDDGSDEMECDAATCPPNLFQCGSQECLALEQVCNGMTNCADGSDEGGACLSRCTEQDFARCSHMCHSTPQGTRCHCTPGFMLAEDGDTCVDIDECAAVNECADSLLRMCSHLCVNTPGSFQCQCPPGYVLQADGRHCKITGEPLMLSSVQTDLILFGLRSGSLDVLPSTAKKAILSLDYDWREQKVFWASLDSESIRWSSLDQKTKGTLIKGVRADSVAVDWLGRNLYWIDGVKSEIVAVRLNTATAKAPDYSVILDEDMDQPRSLTLLPQKGLMFWTEIGNVAKIERAGMDGSARRELVNTSLGWPGGIAVDTMCNRVYWTDERLKAIGSANLDGEDIQILQMKETTNPFSLAVFNDLLYWSDAKRRVLQVAQKGTGRNYQILLKRPKQPFDVKIIHSLLQMGAENPCEKTHCSHLCVLAPGFKAVCKCPSGLLLEEDGFTCSKLKNSAFLLMLSPSTVTRIYLQARHAAVELKQWPEHQALPLYNVNEATMLDYSLREQALLLTDTGTTSLGLFKLQDGNLSPRGQLLKLLGGTITAMALDWLTLNVYWSSTKQPRLQVTSFDGAHTAVLVKEAVGTLESLAVHPPSSKVCFVNLVQQGNAGPRAAVECANMDGSKRGALWQDGVRPTSLLFANDGGEIFWAETSSSTICSIRLDGSGYKEFKVGSGLAAIAFSDDVLLWMTNNNDKTKLWYRDGQQEKQMWFEVSTAVVGLKAYSKSGQTGTNRCAVNNGNCQHLCLAVPWSRTCRCGHDHVALNTTHCAPARGCPAGSRLCLDGLLCRPGDKFCNGHADCPDHSDENCVHLKAGWRDKASPATKPPGSPPPAPRPEAPTIAAGADDDQRRSLEARTCRDTVCSGNGDCVDPSGRTGCTCALGYSGPACEDHVLKSLSGPVVYGVAGLVVGLLMLTAVLGIVIKRRRSGNASQASHVMKETGMTVLEKEAERVPTTQPPPPDTTVAEEVGSPLDQC, encoded by the exons ATGACCATGGCATTAGGCCTATGTCTGCGTTTTTGTATACTGCTATGGCATTTTGTGTTGCTCTTGAGAG TGGCGTTACCTGGCAGCGCGCCTCTGAAGTGCGGCCTTGGCTCTAAACTGTGTGATGACGGCTCCGAATGTATTCGCTTCAGCCACGTGTGTGACGGAGAGGCCGACTGCGGGGACAGTTCGGATGAGAAGGACTGTGATGTCGGATGCGGAAAAG ACCAGTTTCAGTGCGCCCACGGGAAGAAGTGCATCGACCTTGGGCAGGTGTGTGACGGCCAGCCCCATTGTCAGGACTACTCGGATGAACAGCAGTGTTCAGAGGCCGGGAAGGGCTGCGCCCACCAGTGTAAAGACAAGAGCCGGTGTCTGCCCAAGACGTTCTTGTGCGACGGGGAAAGCGACTGTGTGGACGGCAGTGATGAAGATAACTGTG TGGACATGGAAGCGAAACAGCAGGAAAACGGAGCCTCCTTACCCCCCTTGCCTTCTGCCCCTGAAAACCCGGTAcattcccctagcctgcctgcCCCCATCAAGTGTTCGTTGGGCGCCAAACCATGCCATGACGGCACAGACTGTGTCCTCTACAGCCACATCTGCGATGGAGAACTAGACTGCAAAGACGGTTCAGACGAGGATGAATGTTCTACTACTTGCCAAACAA CTCAGTTCCAGTGTGCCCATGGTAAAAAGTGCATCGAGAAGGAGCAGGTGTGCGACGGTGTGTCGCAGTGCCAGGACCGCTCAGACGAGCTGGAGTGCGGCAAGCGCTCAGAAGGCTGTGTTCACCAGTGTGACGATCAGAGCCGCTGTCTACCCAAGAGCTTCCTGTGTGACGGCGAACGCGACTGCCTGGATGGTGGAGACGAAGCAAACTGTG AGGATAAGCAGGAGTGCAGTATCAGTGAGTTCAGTTGTGCCAGCGGCCAGTGTGTGGCGGAGAGCATGAGGTGCGACGGACACCCTGACTGCTGGGACCACTCGGACGAGAAGAGCTGCACCAGGCCGTCCGTCTGCGCCACCAAGCACTGTCCCCTGAGCATGGAGTGCCTCATCCCAGAGTGGGTCTGCGATGGAGACAAAGACTGCAGAGACGGCACAGATGAGAAG GATTGTCCTGTGTCTCCGTTGAAATGCGGGGAGTTCCAGTGGACCTGTAGCTCCAGGACCAGGTGTATCCCCAAGTCCTGGCACTGCGACGGCAGGAAGGACTGCGACGATGGCAGTGACGAGATGGAAT GTGACGCTGCCACCTGCCCTCCCAACCTGTTCCAGTGTGGCAGCCAGGAGTGCTTGGCGCTGGAACAGGTGTGCAATGGAATGACCAACTGTGCGGACGGCTCAGACGAGGGAGGGGCCTGTCTGAGCAGGTGTACCGAACAAGACTTTGCCCGCTGTTCACACATGTGCCATAGCACTCCACAGGGAACG CGATGTCACTGCACCCCGGGTTTCATGCTTGCCGAGGACGGAGACACCTGTGTTGACATTGACGAGTGCGCGGCTGTTAACGAGTGTGCAGACAGTCTTCTGCGCATGTGCAGTCACCTCTGCGTCAACACGCCAGGCTCCTTCCAGTGCCAGTGTCCCCCAGGCTATGTCCTGCAGGCAGACGGCCGCCACTGCAAGATCACAG GAGAGCCACTTATGCTGTCATCAGTCCAGACGGACCTGATCCTGTTCGGCCTGCGTAGTGGTAGTCTAGACGTGCTGCCGTCCACAGCAAAGAAGGCCATCCTGTCCCTGGACTACGACTGGAGGGAGCAGAAGGTGTTTTGGGCCAGCCTGGACTCTGAAAGCATCCGGTGGTCCTCGCTGGATCAAAAGACGAAGGGCACCCTAAtcaaag GCGTTCGGGCAGATTCTGTTGCCGTGGACTGGCTTGGGAGGAACCTGTACTGGATTGATGGGGTCAAAAGTGAGATTGTTGCCGTCAGATTAAACACTGCAACTGCCAAGGCACCAGACTACAGTGTTATCCTTGATGAAGACATGGACCAGCCTCGATCTCTGACACTATTGCCACAaaaggg GCTAATGTTCTGGACCGAGATTGGAAATGTAGCCAAGATTGAGCGAGCTGGGATGGATGGTTCTGCACGGAGGGAGTTGGTAAACACCAGTCTGGGCTGGCCTGGGGGCATTGCTGTGGACACAATGTGCAACAGAGTCTATTGGACAGATGAGCGTCTAAAGGCGATAGGATCAGCCAATCTGGACGGAGAGGACATCCAG ATTTTACAGATGAAGGAGACCACCAACCCCTTCTCTCTGGCAGTTTTCAATGATCTGCTTTACTGGTCCGATGCAAAAAGGCGCGTGTTGCAGGTGGCACAGAAGGGAACTGGCAGGAACTATCAGATTCTCCTCAAACGACCCAAACAACCTTTTGATGTTAAG ATCATTCATTCGCTGCTCCAGATGGGCGCGGAGAATCCCTGTGAGAAGACTCACTGCTCCCACCTGTGTGTGCTGGCCCCAGGCTTCAAGGCCGTGTGCAAGTGTCCTTCTGGGCTGCTGTTGGAGGAAGATGGTTTCACCTGCTCCAAGCTGAAGAACTCCGCCTTCCTGCTGATGCTGTCCCCCTCTACAGTCACACGG ATCTACCTGCAGGCTCGACACGCGGCCGTGGAGCTGAAGCAGTGGCCAGAGCACCAGGCCCTGCCCCTGTACAACGTCAACGAGGCCACCATGCTGGACTACAGCCTGCGGGAGCAAGCGCTACTCCTGACGGACACGGGCACCACCTCCCTGGGGCTCTTCAAGCTGCAGGACGGCAACCTGTCCCCCCGCGGGCAGCTCCTCAAGCTGCTGGGCGGCACCATCACCGCCATGGCGCTGGACTGGCTGACTCTCAACGTGTACTGGAGCAGCACCAAGCAGCCCCGCCTGCAGGTCACCTCGTTCGACGGGGCCCACACTGCCGTGCTCGTTAAGGAGGCTGTCGGCACTCTGGAGAGCCTCGCCGTGCACCCGCCCAGCAGCAAAGTGTGCTTCGTCAACCTGGTCCAACAGGGCAACGCCGGGCCCCGGGCCGCGGTCGAGTGTGCCAACATGGACGGCAGCAAACGAGGGGCTCTGTGGCAGGACGGCGTGCGGCCCACGTCGTTGCTCTTTGCTAACGATGGCGGGGAAATCTTCTGGGCAGAGACGA GTTCTAGTACCATCTGCTCCATCAGGTTGGACGGTTCCGGTTACAAAGAGTTTAAGGTCGGCAGCGGGCTTGCTGCCATCGCCTTCAGTGATGACGTGCTCCTCTGGATGACTAATAATAATG ACAAGACCAAACTATGGTACCGAGATGGGCAGCAAGAAAAGCAGATGTGGTTTGAAGTCAGCACAGCTGTGGTCGGCTTAAAGGCGTACAGCAAGTCAGGCCAGACTG GTACCAACCGATGTGCTGTGAATAACGGAAACTGCCAGCACTTGTGCTTGGCAGTGCCGTGGTCGCGGACGTGCAGGTGTGGCCACGACCACGTGGCGCTGAACACCACCCACTGTGCCCCGGCCCGGGGCTGCCCCGCCGGCAGCCGGCTCTGTCTGGACGGGCTGCTCTGCCGGCCCGGTGACAAGTTCTGCAACGGCCACGCCGACTGCCCCGACCATTCGGACGAGAACT GTGTCCACCTGAAGGCCGGCTGGAGAGACAAGGCCTCGCCTGCCACCAAGCCTCCCGGGTCCCCCCCTCCCGCACCGCGACCAGAGGCACCGACCATAGCCGCCGGCGCTGATGACGACCAGCGCCGTAGCCTGGAGGCCAGGACCTGCAGAGACACGGTGTGCAGCGGGAACGGGGACTGTGTGGACCCCAGTGGCCGTACGGGCTGCACGTGTGCACTTGGCTACAGCGGGCCGGCGTGTGAGGACCACGTGCTGAAGAGCCTCTCGGGCCCTGTTGTCTACGGGGTGGCCGGTCTCGTCGTGGGCCTGTTGATGCTCACGGCCGTCCTGGGGATCGTCATCAAGAGGAGGCGGTCCGGCAATGCAAG CCAAGCTAGTCATGTGATGAAGGAAACTGGTATGACTGTCCTTGAGAAGGAAGCGGAGCGGGTCCCGACGACTCAACCGCCACCACCGGACACCACTGTGGCAGAG GAAGTGGGCTCTCCTCTGGACCAATGCTGA
- the LOC130384800 gene encoding proteoglycan 4-like, which produces MSFQRTLFCVFFIFYISVVVSKPVKEGSESESSDSVSDEEAESSLEQTEPEQEEQEQPEPEGPEQPLPEMPQPELEGPEQPLPEMPQPEPEGPEQPLPEMPQPELEGTEQPLPEMPQPELEGTEQPLPEMPQPEPVGLELPQPELPEPELPTPEPVALELPQPEQPQPELPEPELPTPEPVALEQPLPEQPQPEMLEPELSQTAMCQPEQPHPEPPEQGQPQPGQCHPEQPQPEQPQPPQTEQAKLEQPTPWHCHPEQAELEQPQPEPHMPEEPQPEQPQPGLGEPVTTNAQEDIDPLWSESPLPESRTGTPLSSHLPATPSALPEIASLPTSTGIPDLMMPPPDSYPTHDPFGEAVTQSMPNTDPINADNEYAVPEVAASNRHACTETGSVAGDVGAGEDPLHVTIFPPDTATPFPHVTMSTSSPHFHTPQQPMPVSCAEAAAGIPICFTIHYPPCKAEATEAGPLRGDV; this is translated from the exons ATGTCGTTTCAAAGGACCTTGTTTTGCGTTTTCTTCATTTTCTACATTAGTGTAGTGGTTTCCAAACCT GTGAAAGAAGGGTCTGAATCAGAGTCTAGTGACTCCGTGTCAGACGAGGAAGCAGAGAGCTCTCTGGAGCAGACCGAGCCAGAGCAGGAGGAGCAAGAGCAGCCGGAGCCTGAGGGGCCAGAGCAGCCCCTGCCAGAGATGCCCCAGCCAGAGCTGGAGGGGCCAGAGCAGCCCCTGCCAGAGATGCCCCAGCCAGAGCCTGAGGGGCCAGAACAGCCCCTGCCAGAGATGCCCCAGCCAGAGCTGGAGGGGACAGAGCAGCCCCTGCCAGAGATGCCCCAGCCAGAGCTGGAGGGGACAGAGCAGCCCCTGCCAGAGATGCCCCAGCCAGAGCCGGTAGGGCTAGAGCTGCCCCAGCCGGAGCTGCCCGAGCCAGAGCTGCCCACGCCGGAGCCGGTAGCACTAGAGCTGCCCCAGCCAGAACAGCCCCAGCCGGAGCTGCCCGAGCCAGAGCTGCCCACGCCAGAGCCGGTAGCACTAGAGCAGCCCCTGCCAGAACAGCCCCAGCCGGAGATGCTAGAACCAGAGCTGTCCCAGACAGCGATGTGCCAGCCGGAACAACCCCACCCGGAGCCGCCCGAGCAAGGGCAGCCCCAGCCGGGGCAGTGCCATCCAGAACAGCCCCAGCCGGAGCAGCCTCAGCCTCCCCAGACAGAGCAGGCAAAGCTGGAGCAGCCCACGCCGTGGCATTGCCATCCGGAGCAGGCAGAGCTAGAGCAGCCCCAGCCAGAGCCGCACATGCCGGAGGAGCCCCAGCCGGAACAGCCCCAGCCAGGGTTGGGAGAGCCAGTGACCACAAACGCCCAGGAAGATATTGACCCCCTCTGGAGCGAATCCCCGCTGCCTGAATCTCGGACTGGCACTCCTCTCAGCTCACACCTGCCTGCCACTCCCTCGGCTCTGCCTGAGATCGCAAGCCTACCGACCTCTACCGGGATCCCCGACCTGATGATGCCCCCACCGGATAGTTATCCTACACATGACCCTTTTGGGGAAGCTGTCACTCAGAGCATGCCAAATACAGATCCCATTAATGCGGACAATGAATATGCAGTGCCCGAAGTCGCAGCCTCAAATAGACACGCGTGTACAGAGACGGGATCCGTCGCTGGAGACGTTGGCGCCGGAGAAGATCCGCTACATGTTACCATATTCCCCCCGGACACTGCTACACCCTTCCCACACGTTACCATGTCAACGTCTTCGCCACACTTCCACACCCCCCAACAGCCAATGCCAGTCTCGTGTGCCGAGGCAGCCGCAGGCATTCCCATCTGTTTCACTATCCACTATCCACCATGCAAAGCAGAAGCAACAGAAGCAGGGCCACTTAGAGGGGATGTCTAA